The Oncorhynchus mykiss isolate Arlee unplaced genomic scaffold, USDA_OmykA_1.1 un_scaffold_144, whole genome shotgun sequence genome has a window encoding:
- the LOC110495334 gene encoding C5a anaphylatoxin chemotactic receptor 1 yields MNLVNSSQWFLTQPSPSPAGPSKGLGCSNTWQAETGRITQMIITVLIFLVGVSLNTLVVYALAWRGRGRLTRRGSLGQGETRGASSFRVYVVNLALADLVLLLRTPLMLAYLAHSCSWPVGKLACRLVVFLRGLGLYAAAFLLCAVAVERCLCLLRPVWSSLKRPRWAVPLVCGLLWGLAAALATPYLHTADLLEINGTTQCLESLGYSTGLFVTETVAGFLLPLTVFLVSNVAVLWTARQAGVSGPTSPSSSSATARQMARLYRVLFLTMLLFLSCWVPYFTCRFLRALAAGRPDRTGLYRASFTGAYVSLFLVYLKSSLNPVLYVFAARGLGRTVRASLPSTIERVFNDDYSDSRSRRTIRREDSQI; encoded by the exons ATGAACCTTGTGAACAGCAGCCAGTGGTTCCTGACCCAGCCGTCTCCCAGCCCAGCAGGACCCAGTAAAGGACTGGGCTGTAGTAATACCTGGCAGGCAGAGACAGGCCGCATCACTCAGATGATAATCACCGTGCTCATCTTCCTG GTGGGCGTGTCCTTGAACACCCTAGTGGTGTATGCGTTGGCCTGGCGTGGGCGTGGCCGCCTGACGAGGCGTGGCAGCTTGGGCCAAGGGGAGACGCGCGGCGCCAGCAGCTTCCGTGTCTACGTCGTGAACCTGGCGCTGGCtgacctggtcctcctcctccgcaCCCCTCTGATGCTGGCGTACCTGGCCCACAGCTGTAGCTGGCCCGTGGGGAAACTGGCCTGTCGCCTGGTGGTATTCCTGAGAGGCTTGGGACTATACGCTGCAGCCTTCCTGCTGTGTGCCGTGGCTGTGGAGAGATGTCTGTGTCTCCTCAGGCCGGTCTGGTCCAGTCTGAAGCGTCCTCGCTGGGCAGTTCCCCTGGTGTGTGGTCTCCTCTGGGGGCTGGCTGCTGCCCTGGCTACCCCTTACCTCCACACTGCCGACCTGCTGGAGATCAACGGTACTACCCAGTGTCTGGAGAGCCTGGGGTACAGCACGGGGCTGTTTGTGACCGAGACGGTGGCCGGGTTCCTCCTGCCACTAACGGTGTTCCTGGTGAGTAACGTAGCCGTGCTGTGGACCGCCAGGCAGGCAGGGGTCTCCGGACCgacctctccatcctcctcttcggCGACTGCGAGACAGATGGCCAGACTGTACCGGGTCCTCTTCCTCACCatgcttctcttcctctcctgctgGGTCCCCTACTTTACCTGCCGCTTCCTGCGGGCGCTGGCTGCAGGGCGGCCTGACCGGACGGGGCTCTACCGGGCGTCGTTCACGGGGGCATACGTCTCTCTGTTCCTGGTGTACCTGAAGAGCTCCCTGAACCCTGTCCTCTACGTGTTCGCCGCCCGAGGCCTGGGGCGAACCGTCCGCGCCTCGCTCCCCTCCACCATTGAGAGAGTCTTCAACGATGACTATTCTGACTCCAGGAGTAGACGGACCATAAGGAGGGAGGATTCACAGATCTAG